The region TAACAGATAATGTCTTGGCAGAAAGGACAGTACTGTCCTGGTACCTAATGTAATATGCAGTAGGCTATACAATATAACTTTTCCGTATTTTCTagcatttttttcttacagtgtagaaattaaaaaccaaaataaacataaacaatgtAGCCTACAAACTTAACTGTAcaactttcaaaactgttttaaaaaacaattggAGGTCGTGCAATTCATTTATTAACGTAGTAACTTGGCCTATTTCTTGAAGTTCACTTTTTCAAAATGGAGAATGGACAGGGAATGTATATCAGTGTTatcttaatattatttatataggcctactataataatatttatcacaatttttaattagcttttatttttatttatttcgttttttataattaaaccaaaattttagttttagtattttttgaGCTACGTTTTTTTATTAGTCGTTTTATATTTCGTTTCTTTATAGCTTTCCTATTTccgttatttcagttttagtttattactttcacttcaacttatttcagttacttggCAACATCTGTAATgctaatcattctaatacgttTTTAAGTTTTACtatgttttataaaattttatttcagctttatttaaattaccgaaaataattttaaagggTTTATGTTTTAGTAAAATAGAACATTGCTACACATTTATAATTGCGTATATATTCGACATCTATTCACAATTTAGAAAaaatcatttctaaattatattgttaaaaataaaacatttgatatTTGTGATTTAAGGTTTATTTCTGTTCATAATAAAAGATCACCTATATCTTCAGCGCAGAATAATCAACAAAGTGTTTTGTCCTGTTTACTTCGGCTGtgtttcaaaacctagtgaCACAACTACATAGACAGTAATTTTAGGCGTGACGGGCGCGTGCAGCATTGTTGGCCATCATAATTCGGTACGTGCCCAATAAAGATGCCCAAAAACTGCTGTAGTACGCAGCTACCTAGTGACACACAGCCTTTAGGTCAGTGCCAGTATCACATGTATCGGTTGTCGGCGCATGTGAAGTAGATATCAAATACACAGTGCTGAAGTGCAGCGCGTCGAACAACTTTGCTTGCCAACATTAATTTCTCTGACATTATTTCGTCCCATTTTCGTTGGagacattatttattttgttatcattagttaaaataaaatgactgagcAATCGGCCCTGCTTCTGCGAAAACAGCTAGCAGGTAGGTGGCTAACTGTTAGCGTGAGTAGTACAAAATTATGCCATACTAACTATTTTTTATCCGTACCATCAGTACTTTTTAACTAAATGACATGGTGTGTAACGAAACCCACTGTGTCAGTGTTTGTGTAAGAGCTTATGGGCTTCGTATTTCCACTTGTAAAGTTATAAGGTCAGAAGGCTTTGCTAGCATGCTAGCGCCTAATAAGTTGGTGAGGTATAACGTTAAACATGTTGATCTCAAAGCTGATACcttttatttaagaaaataaccTATTTATTagacataatattttaaaataatggcaATGAGTGGTAAATACTAATTTTACTGGTCATAATATCAGTTGACTCGTGTTAGTATGCAGTGGGTAAATTAGGAAACAAAACAGCCATTCATTTAGATTTcgtattacaaaataaatcgtttttaatgcaaaaagTAGTCACAATATAGTATGAAAAATAGACATTTAGATTAACTTGAAATCATCATTACATAGCAGAAAATGTAATCTAATATCCAATATTGCCAGATACAAATTctaaattacaatacatattatatttatacacacacacaaatgtgtatatataattatatattttttgtaatcaACATGTTTATACCTCACTTACTTGTTTAAAACCTTTGACCTTATTTTacaagtaaacacacacacacacacatctgtgtgtatatgcatatgtgtgtatatatatatatatatatatatatatatatatatatatatatatatatatatatatatatatatatatataattagtgctgtcaatcagtAAAAAATTTAATGGCgataatcacagtcatggactgtgactaatcatgattaatcacaagtttaaaatactaggatttacctgtaaatgtgttgaaataaatgcatgacaaactagtttaaggaaacagaacctttcacacgtccaccaggtatgagacataatgcttattattcttttatcattattcttttgtttttattcagccattatcagcctttatactggcaataaaacgtttaccaagccacatcgcttcaatcccagtatacatttacccaactactatcaaaagtatttctaaataaatacaacaacaacattttcttgcgaccttacattagtattatgacaaaatgcattatgaagaagaattggacctgttctggtGCATtaaagctaacattagcatcatgcttcataagacaatttatgagattaatagtacacttttactcagaactcacttcaaattaccatcaagtgtttgtaataacttccttttacgatcacatgtggaatttggtcgtttactgttgttaaaatatgctatttatagccttttatatcactgcacaaatcagcatttcagatgtacacattcaactcaagaaaatcacatacagaccatatctattgtaatcgtgtttattatcttatataatctatagtggctgttgtcatgtttatttctgctgtgtaaaagccttaacatgtatgctctgctgaaactcacgttgtttgatgttacaaccgcctctctgttcttaagttgccagggatacattccaagtataatacacattagtaaaaggatctatttaaatttttatttgtctatatacactttgggcggtcgcggtacattataaaagtagcccaaaaaaccgcaacccacggatctgtaatttttcccgcaactgtattttcaaagtagcccacttgtgccgttaccctggcaacactggtgcgctgcaccctcatcacacaatgatagataaccttccgcgctgcgatgacgggaagaagttggggtcaaaccttatcaaacaattaattggcgttaaaaaaatattaatgcattgtagcaatagccaaaaatacattgtatgggtcaacattatcgatttttcttttatgccaaataAAAGTTCCATAAAATGTTCCATTAaggtattttgtaaatttcctaccgtaactatatcaaaacttaatttttgattagtaatatacattgctaagaacttaatttggacaactttaaaggtgattttctcaatatttagattttttgcaccctcagattccagattttcaaatagttgtgtatcggccaaatattgtctgatcctaacaaaccatacatcaatgaaaagcttatttattcagcttgaaCAAATTGAAACTtgaaattgacacttaagactggttttgtatacacacacacacatacataagtTTTGCACTGTCAacactgtttttaaaattaatttgagattatattttaaaataatatcttTGTTTTACATCTTACAGAGCTCAATAAAAACCCAGTGGAAGGTTTTTCTGCTGGTCtgattgatgatgatgatatctATCAGTGGGAGGTTGTCGTGATCGGCCCTCAAGACACACTGTTGTAAGCAACCAATCCTGTTACCATCCATGTGGTGTTTGGGTTTAGCTGTAAGAGTGGCCAGTTGACTAATCTTGTCTAACCAAACCgtttaatttttctgtttttgatttACAGCGAAGGTGGATTTTTTAAGGCGCATCTCATTTTCCCTCATGATTACCCACTTCGGCCTCCCAAGATGAAGTTTATTACAGAGATTTGGCATCCTAATGGTGAGTGCATGTTGGTGAAATCACTGTCCCCATAGAGACTGGCACTGATATTATTCTTCATCTCTAACCAGTCGCAAAGAACGGGGATGTGTGCATTTCCATCCTACATGAGCCAGGAGAGGACAAATTTGGCTATGAGAAACCTGAGGAGCGTTGGCTGCCCATCCACACTGTAGAGACCATCATGATTAGTGTGATCTCCATGTTAGCTGACCCCAATGGTGACTCGCCAGCCAATGTGGATGCAGCTGTAAGTTTACTGATTTGTGATGATACTGAATCACGTTTTATAAATCGCCATGAAATCACAATGAACATCAGTTTTTTGCAATGTGATGAAGATACAGTAAAAGTTATTCCCATTTTTTAGCAGTTGGGGGtagagttttctttttttgtatttttgaattGAAAAGTAATGGAGATTGGTTGGTGGTTATATTGTCAAACTTTGAAGTGTAGCTAATATAACTCATTGTGTGCTCCGTAGATGTTTacttttagagaaaatattgatttattgtATTCCCTTCAGTTTATTCTTTAAGTTGTCTTAAAAAGATCTTAAATTTATCGACATAAAACATGCAGAAACCCTGTCATTTGTAAAGTACTGAAATATTTAGATTTCATGGTGACTTTATCCTTTCTTCAAAATGTACTAAATGGAATGAGTTTATTTATTAAGGTAGGAAATGCAGCCTTCCTAAAATGTTGTGATATggataatacattattataacacgcattattattgtaaaaaaggTTACTGCataaatgacaaataatgaATGATTTTAATGAGAAGCGTTTCCATTTAAGCATCTACATCCTGGATGAAAAAACTCCTTAAAAAGTACTGATAATGACTATCATAGATCCAGTTCCTGATGAATATAAAGTCCCAGAtgcattttcttttctaatttcactccaaaatgtcacttaatttaaataaaatgggttttaaatgcatgttcaaGACTGAAACTCTCACATTTGTGATTGGCTTGCAGAAAGAATGGCGAGAGGATCCCAACGGTGAGTTCAAGAGGAAAGTCGCCCGCTGTGTGAGGAAAAGCCAAGAAATGGCATTCGACTAGACGGCCCATCACTGTTTCGTTTAGTACATATCAATTCCATCTCCATATCTTGGTCAAAGACAGTTTGAGGATTTATTTCAGCATTGATTTTAAAACCCATGACAAGCTCATATCAATTTAATAGGTTTAACTGATGTGTTGGATCACCTTCATGTGTGGCAAAGCTTTATCGCGTGTATTGAATTCTAACCAGCCCCCCTAGACATGCCAATTACAAACTTTAATAGGCGATCACCGTTATTTTAGTCACCAGTTATTTGGGTTTGCACCATTTAGGGATATCAGCAAAGCCACCGTAgaataaatttttttcttttcttttttttttatctgaatgTGTGAGTTATAGCACGTTTCGTTAATGTCGATTACCCTCCACCCTCTAGTGTGtctgaattatttattatcttaattatgatgAAATGTACTGCATGACACTTGTGTTTTGACTCGCTTTTTTTATCTGCCACTGAGCCATCAATTTTGAACAAAGTCTTTTATGCAATTCTGGCGTGTTTTGTGCGTTTATGGTACTAGTAGAGGCTGATGGTCAGAATCGATGCTGATTTTCCTTCTCACTGACATGTCAGACAGCCCTattcccttaaaaaaaaaaaacaataccgCAGATGTCTCTCAAAGGGCCATCTCTTTCTCTGCTGCCTTAAGTTGTTCTCCTATTGGAAAGGAAAATTGTATTCAGTGATGTCAAGTCCGTCTCAATGTCTAGTCGGTTTTTGAGCTGGAATCCTCTTTTGGACAAACCAAAAAGTTAGATATTTGCATGAGAGACagagaatattttttgtataaatgGTAAGCTCAAAAGCTGTATTTTTTGTGTATGTAAATATTATGTATTGTACCATAGCTCTatcagtcatttgtttgtgacgTTTCCCCCCACATGTAGTTTTGTAATCACATTTATGACTGTATCCTATTCACTCTTGTGTTCCCCAAAGGTCCCATCATGTAATTGCTCATTAAAATGTAGCATTTGTCTTACATATCTAGTGTTTGTCCttatgttttattcttttttttttttttagtcttgcCTTTGTCTTGTTTATGTCTCGTGTCAGTCATGTCAAAAGCAGTTACCTCACATAACTTCTAACGGTGCATACGATTCTTGGCAACACATCTTTTAGGATCTTGTCTGTGTGAGATTTGTTGGGTGTTGTGTACTAATGCAAATGTAATTGTATTGTTCAAAAGACAGAAAACTATTTTAAGCAATAAGTTGTTCATTTCCAGTTGGTCTCAGTCACGTTTTGATTTGATTCAGTGGTGTGTTACTGGTGTGAAACTTACTTTTCTCCAGTTTGTGTGGCAGAATATTGATTTTTGAGCACTAAATATGGAGGAATGACATTTCTGCAGCAATCATTTATGCTGTTTAATAAGTTCGGATAAATAAAACGATTATGAACTTACTACACACCaagcagtgttgttattgttaactgaaactattaaaattgttttgttaattgaaatagggctgaaataaaatactagatattaaatattagaCGAAAAACTTAGAAATGACAGATGTCGCCTagctgtttttctttaatagatttttatttgattgGCTTCCGTTTTATACGACAGGCCAGAAATCAAATATACTTGATATCACCAGTAAAAAAATCTCAGGGTAAACACTCGCATacacattaaagaaaaaaaaaaaaacagacaataaagaaaaaaatccatccACATCCCACGCAGAAAAACCCAAGAGAGATCCTGAGTGGTTTCTTACTGGCCAGGTGCAGACAGACTTTTGTTCATGAACTGTTTCTTCACAAAACAAACCCACCACTGTAGAAGAAAAATAGATATTATTATCAACATTTGAATTTAGTTTAATATCATGAATTTGAAACATAAGACACTAATGATGTTTTGGTGAATCTCAAAAAATGGTTAAGAAATGTCCAAGTTGTATTTCAGTGTCTCCAAgcaatgtgcttaattgtcatgaaaataatgtcacaatgaaaaaaaacaaacaaacaaaaaaaaaaacactaaacaacataacatacaacatacaaaaatgtgcttaaatgtctttaaaaaaacaaagccactatataaaaaaatagttttcacaatttttggtttgtattattacagtaacaagaCCTGGGAGGGAACATGTTTATATGTCatgaatataatgttacaatgcacaaaacactaaaaacaaaaaacaacaacactcatttaaacataaaacatatgtTGCATAGACTTAAAGAAATATgtgtcttgtttaaaaaaaaattctaaaaaactttttacaattaagttttattttttgcattgtagTAACAATGGAGGAAAACTGtacttaattgtaattaaaatatcacaatgcacaaaaatatatacaattaactaaatgcataaaatgtctATAAAAGCTTCTCTTGCTTTTGTCAATCACCTTGATTTGACAGATAATATTTCAATATGCCTCACCTTGCTTGGTTTGTCTGTCTGAGGGTCAAACACACGGTCACACAATCTCAGTCCCGTCTCCTGTCGGATTTGTTGCAGGTAAGCCCTCATCGTTTCTGTCCAGGAGAAAAACACGGTATCTAGATCAATTCTGTAATCAGCAATAAAACTGCTAATAAACTATAAAGAAGGTCTCAAACAGACCCAGGTAAGTGTTGACTTCACTGTGCCATACCTTCCTCCTGTTTGTTAGAGGGTTTAACATACATGGCATTCAGAGGGAAGCCAGGCTCTCCAGGGATGGGAAAGTTGGTAATTCCCAGTGTGTACATCTCCTTCTCCCCTTGACCCCTTGAACTGCA is a window of Onychostoma macrolepis isolate SWU-2019 chromosome 21, ASM1243209v1, whole genome shotgun sequence DNA encoding:
- the ube2g1b gene encoding ubiquitin-conjugating enzyme E2G 1b; translated protein: MTEQSALLLRKQLAELNKNPVEGFSAGLIDDDDIYQWEVVVIGPQDTLFEGGFFKAHLIFPHDYPLRPPKMKFITEIWHPNVAKNGDVCISILHEPGEDKFGYEKPEERWLPIHTVETIMISVISMLADPNGDSPANVDAAKEWREDPNGEFKRKVARCVRKSQEMAFD